In Sphingobium sp. B2D3C, a genomic segment contains:
- a CDS encoding ATP-binding protein → MTSSIVIGTDAHGAPVPMDMEELLATRLLVQGNSGSGKSHLLRRMLEESAGLLQQVVIDPEGDFVTLAEPFGHIVINGAAHNPGEIETLAAKVRARRASVVLALDELELEAQMRCAAQFIAALFDAPREHWYPALVVVDEAQMFAPAAAGEVADDIRRMSLAAMTNLMCRGRKRGLAGVIATQRLAKLAKNVAAEASNFLMGRTFLDIDMARAADLLGMERRQAEQIRDLERGRFLALGPAISRRPVSVRIGAVKTSARTSSHSLIPLPGEPTSDLEDLLAPQPGEEQPELFAALIAPPPAVDNSARLEREDPPEAANIASFDEKAGIETASPAASETPDRPAREPVIRAVLADMAAEEDCTYRSTAALFQDFAVRCRMQRIGNPSIDLLSFRRRFAVAVAGGEEDEDPRWQAALALSSRVQDDVLAPFLLIARAAIKGQPCPDDEALARAYGTRSVGRIRRLLDYLEKGDLIVVRTDFGGRRSVGIPELGLATAPAEG, encoded by the coding sequence GTGACCTCTTCAATCGTGATCGGGACGGATGCGCATGGCGCGCCGGTGCCCATGGACATGGAAGAACTGCTGGCCACCCGGCTGCTCGTTCAGGGCAATAGCGGGTCCGGAAAGTCGCATCTTCTGCGCCGGATGCTGGAAGAAAGCGCCGGGCTGCTGCAGCAGGTGGTGATCGACCCGGAAGGGGATTTCGTCACGCTGGCCGAGCCGTTCGGCCACATCGTCATCAACGGCGCGGCGCATAATCCCGGCGAGATCGAGACGCTGGCGGCCAAGGTCCGGGCGCGCCGCGCCTCCGTGGTGCTGGCGCTGGACGAGCTGGAGCTTGAAGCGCAGATGCGCTGCGCCGCCCAGTTCATCGCTGCCTTGTTCGATGCGCCCCGCGAGCATTGGTATCCGGCTTTGGTGGTGGTCGACGAGGCCCAGATGTTCGCCCCGGCCGCCGCCGGCGAAGTGGCTGACGACATTCGCCGCATGTCGCTCGCGGCGATGACCAACCTGATGTGCCGGGGCCGCAAGCGCGGCCTTGCTGGCGTGATCGCCACGCAGCGCCTCGCCAAGCTGGCGAAGAATGTGGCGGCGGAAGCCTCCAACTTCCTGATGGGCCGCACCTTCCTCGATATCGACATGGCGCGCGCGGCCGATCTGCTCGGCATGGAGCGACGGCAGGCCGAGCAGATCCGCGATCTGGAGCGCGGCCGCTTCCTCGCGCTCGGCCCGGCGATCAGCCGCCGCCCCGTTTCCGTGAGGATCGGCGCGGTGAAGACGAGCGCGCGCACCTCGTCCCATTCCCTCATTCCCTTGCCCGGTGAGCCGACCAGCGATCTTGAGGATCTGCTGGCGCCGCAGCCGGGCGAGGAACAGCCCGAACTCTTCGCCGCGCTGATCGCGCCGCCCCCGGCCGTCGACAACAGCGCCCGGCTGGAGCGCGAAGACCCGCCCGAAGCCGCCAACATTGCATCATTCGATGAAAAGGCCGGCATCGAGACAGCCAGTCCTGCCGCCAGCGAGACGCCGGACCGCCCTGCCCGCGAGCCGGTGATCCGCGCGGTTTTGGCCGACATGGCTGCGGAAGAAGACTGCACCTATCGCTCGACCGCCGCGCTGTTCCAGGATTTCGCGGTGCGCTGCCGGATGCAGCGGATCGGCAATCCCAGCATCGATCTGCTCAGCTTCCGCCGGCGCTTCGCGGTCGCCGTGGCGGGTGGCGAGGAGGATGAAGACCCGCGCTGGCAGGCCGCGCTCGCGCTCTCCAGCCGCGTCCAGGACGATGTGCTCGCGCCGTTCCTGCTCATCGCCCGCGCCGCGATCAAGGGGCAGCCCTGCCCCGACGACGAGGCGCTGGCCCGCGCTTATGGGACGCGCTCGGTGGGGCGAATCCGGCGATTGCTGGATTATCTGGAAAAGGGCGACCTCATCGTCGTGCGGACCGACTTCGGTGGGCGGCGTTCGGTTGGCATTCCCGAACTCGGACTGGCCACCGCCCCGGCTGAAGGCTGA
- a CDS encoding PepSY-associated TM helix domain-containing protein, translated as MRTRSLRIWYLVHKWTSLICTAFLLMLCLTGLPLIFHDEIEVMTGEAPAMQGAGSSGDGPDLQPLDVMLGKALAARPGEVPVFMAFDNETPILTVTTAPAPDSPGRAMTIQLFNRVTGEPAGQVVEEGVMHFLLQLHTDMFLGLPGMLFLGAMGVLFFAAIVSGVVLYAPFMRKLEFGTIRVSRSRRLKWLDYHNLLGIVALAWMSVVGLTGVINALATPIIKVWQMSELAEMTGAYAGRPALPPARYGSLDKAMAAARQALPGNNPQFIAFPGGSYSSKHHYAVFFQGNTPLTQRALTPALIDAETGVLTDVRPMPWYTLALLYSQPLHFGDYGGLPLKLLWAALTLFTIVVLGSGLYLWLGKRRASLAARVREVESGGLVAPAE; from the coding sequence TTGAGAACGCGCAGTCTCCGCATCTGGTATCTCGTCCATAAATGGACGAGCCTGATTTGCACGGCGTTCCTGCTGATGCTCTGCCTGACCGGCTTGCCGCTGATTTTCCATGACGAAATCGAGGTCATGACCGGGGAGGCACCGGCGATGCAGGGGGCGGGCTCGTCCGGCGACGGGCCGGACCTGCAGCCGCTGGACGTCATGCTCGGCAAGGCGTTGGCCGCGCGGCCGGGCGAGGTGCCGGTGTTCATGGCCTTCGACAATGAGACGCCGATCCTCACGGTCACCACTGCCCCGGCACCGGATTCGCCGGGCCGTGCCATGACCATCCAGCTCTTCAACCGCGTGACCGGGGAGCCGGCGGGGCAAGTGGTCGAGGAAGGCGTGATGCACTTCCTCCTGCAGCTCCATACCGACATGTTCCTGGGCCTGCCGGGCATGCTGTTCCTCGGCGCGATGGGCGTGCTGTTCTTCGCCGCCATCGTCTCCGGCGTGGTTCTCTATGCGCCCTTCATGCGCAAGCTGGAGTTCGGGACGATCCGGGTCAGCCGCAGCCGCCGGCTCAAATGGCTGGATTACCACAATCTGCTCGGCATCGTGGCGCTGGCCTGGATGAGTGTCGTGGGCCTGACCGGGGTCATCAACGCGCTCGCGACGCCCATCATCAAGGTGTGGCAGATGAGCGAACTGGCCGAGATGACCGGCGCTTATGCCGGTCGCCCGGCCTTGCCGCCCGCGCGCTATGGTTCGCTGGACAAGGCCATGGCCGCCGCCCGACAGGCGTTGCCCGGCAACAATCCCCAATTCATCGCCTTTCCCGGCGGCTCGTACAGCAGCAAGCACCATTATGCGGTGTTCTTCCAGGGCAACACGCCGCTCACCCAGCGCGCGCTCACCCCGGCGCTCATCGATGCCGAGACCGGCGTTCTGACGGACGTGCGGCCGATGCCCTGGTACACGCTGGCCTTGCTCTATTCGCAGCCGCTGCACTTTGGCGATTATGGCGGGCTGCCGCTCAAGCTGCTCTGGGCGGCGTTGACGCTCTTCACGATCGTCGTGCTGGGCTCCGGTCTCTATCTCTGGCTCGGCAAGCGCCGCGCGTCGCTGGCCGCCCGTGTGCGGGAGGTCGAGAGTGGCGGCCTTGTGGCGCCAGCCGAATGA
- a CDS encoding CmcJ/NvfI family oxidoreductase, with amino-acid sequence MSNEVMDPEATVRSVEAQLQYLLPGPAINRRFVSAGVEVNTGRYGPFPVTIRDARVIRPHFTLDRQGFVLLDAPSDVADFTDRDEVNRVYPGEVSRYVQQATGADLVVVGGWMIRTSGDLASRQKKLDAPYRHAEGVQPPAGEVHVDTDPARQQRAAEVAYRKARPDGPGFRRFIVSSFWRSYSPPPQDCPLALCDARSVGDEEGTTNILWIVDKIPEGDAMFAPMDDDRQPAAHIFRHNPAHRWWYFSNMVRDEALLFKFHDSDRSGAWRVPHTAFWDDSLPNAVPRESIECRSIAFFE; translated from the coding sequence CCGGCCCCGCGATCAATCGGCGGTTCGTCTCCGCCGGGGTGGAGGTGAACACCGGCCGCTACGGGCCATTCCCCGTCACGATCCGCGACGCACGCGTCATCCGCCCACATTTCACGCTCGACCGGCAGGGCTTCGTGCTGCTCGATGCGCCGAGTGACGTCGCCGATTTCACCGACCGGGACGAGGTCAATCGCGTCTACCCGGGCGAGGTCTCCCGCTATGTCCAACAGGCAACCGGCGCCGATCTCGTCGTCGTCGGTGGCTGGATGATCCGCACGTCCGGCGATCTTGCCAGCCGGCAGAAGAAGCTGGATGCGCCCTATCGCCATGCCGAGGGCGTACAGCCGCCTGCTGGCGAGGTGCATGTCGATACCGACCCCGCCCGGCAGCAGCGCGCCGCCGAGGTCGCCTATCGCAAGGCCCGTCCGGACGGGCCGGGGTTCCGCCGGTTCATCGTCTCCAGCTTCTGGCGCAGCTATTCGCCGCCGCCACAGGATTGTCCGCTGGCCCTGTGCGATGCGCGCAGTGTCGGGGATGAGGAAGGGACCACCAATATATTGTGGATCGTCGACAAGATCCCCGAAGGCGACGCCATGTTCGCGCCGATGGACGATGATCGCCAACCGGCTGCGCACATCTTCCGGCACAATCCCGCTCACCGCTGGTGGTATTTCTCCAACATGGTGAGGGATGAAGCCCTGCTGTTCAAATTCCACGATAGCGACCGCAGCGGTGCCTGGCGGGTGCCGCATACGGCATTCTGGGATGACAGTCTGCCCAACGCGGTGCCGCGCGAGAGCATCGAATGCCGCAGCATCGCCTTTTTTGAGTAG
- a CDS encoding MarR family winged helix-turn-helix transcriptional regulator produces MKDGKRPEETGLNWGALDQAVGTVVRLLRNELSVRIVDVYSSFGLRHGALSTMALIEANPDCSQSEIAREVAMDDSAMVAIIDDLEARGLARRMRSTRDRRRNTLSLTPEGQRLAAQMIARAQDVEQPIHDALSEEEVKTLQQLLRRAYEAMQKSPPATA; encoded by the coding sequence ATGAAAGACGGGAAGCGGCCGGAGGAGACCGGCCTGAACTGGGGTGCGCTCGATCAGGCAGTAGGCACAGTCGTTCGGCTGTTACGGAATGAGCTGTCGGTGCGGATCGTGGACGTCTATTCGTCATTCGGTCTGCGCCACGGCGCCCTCTCGACCATGGCGCTGATCGAGGCAAATCCCGATTGCTCCCAATCCGAAATCGCGCGGGAAGTCGCGATGGACGACTCGGCGATGGTGGCGATCATCGACGATCTGGAAGCCCGCGGTCTTGCCCGCCGGATGCGCTCGACGCGGGACCGGCGGCGCAACACGCTATCGCTCACGCCGGAAGGCCAGCGCCTTGCCGCGCAGATGATCGCCCGCGCCCAGGATGTCGAGCAGCCGATTCATGATGCCTTGTCTGAGGAAGAGGTGAAAACGCTGCAGCAACTGCTGCGCCGGGCCTATGAGGCGATGCAGAAGTCTCCGCCAGCCACCGCTTAG